CGACAGCTGCGTCGTACTGACGGTATAACGCAGGAGAAGATCATGAGCCACTATTCTGACGGCGGCCATCCGCCGCCGCGTCCCGGCGCGCTAAAACGCTGGGTTGCCCGCATGAAAATGCAGCACAGCCGTAAACTGGTGATTGCGCTGCCTTATCTCTGGCTAACGCTGTTTTTCCTGCTGCCGTTTTTGATCGTGCTGAAAATCAGCTTTGCGGATATTGCACGGGCGATTCCGCCTTACACCGATCTGATTAGCTGGGCCGACGATCAGTTCAGCCTGGTGCTTAACTTCGCCAACTATCTGCAGCTTACCGACGATCCGCTCTACATTGATGCTTACTTACAGTCGCTAAAAGTGGCGGCGATCTCCACGGTAATCTGCCTGCTGATCGGTTATCCACTGGCGTGGGCGGTGGCGCACAGCAAACCGTCAATGCGCAGCATTCTGCTGTTGCTGGTGTTGCTGCCTTCCTGGACATCGTTTCTGGTTCGCGTCTACGCCTGGATGGGCCTGCTGAACAACAACGGCATTCTCA
The sequence above is drawn from the Duffyella gerundensis genome and encodes:
- the potH gene encoding putrescine ABC transporter permease PotH; protein product: MSHYSDGGHPPPRPGALKRWVARMKMQHSRKLVIALPYLWLTLFFLLPFLIVLKISFADIARAIPPYTDLISWADDQFSLVLNFANYLQLTDDPLYIDAYLQSLKVAAISTVICLLIGYPLAWAVAHSKPSMRSILLLLVLLPSWTSFLVRVYAWMGLLNNNGILNRFLMWLGVIDHPLVILYTNTAVYIGIVYCYLPFMVLPIYTALTRIDYSLVEASLDLGARPLKTFFSVIVPLTKGGIIAGSMLVFIPAVGEYVIPELLGGPDSIMIGRILWQEFFNNRDWPVASSLAVIILLILILPIIWFHKHQNKQLGEKA